A window of Rhinatrema bivittatum chromosome 2, aRhiBiv1.1, whole genome shotgun sequence contains these coding sequences:
- the LOC115084223 gene encoding putative nuclease HARBI1, which yields MDSLYILILLRMQAKRRAIEAHNNRENNEGRRHEDHAVQVQPRAIIRRPCRQRILRPRTSLLGMPETDVVRRYHLSSRAILSLYEDLRNDIEPLASRNHAIPGLAKLLSALHFFATGSFQNAVGIVGGMTQASFSRHFSQVLQAMMKRMKDYIKYPEQPAQLQEIAHDFYEIAGIPNVIGAIDCIHIALSPKSDQELAFLNQNQFYSMNVQVVCDAHLKILNVVSRFPGSCHDSYILARSALGCNFAEGKYGDGWLLGDAGYGCKSWLLTPLLAPCTDAERRYNEAHTSTRSVIARTFSVLKSRFRCLDQSGGALQYSPEKVACIAMACCMLHNIALRFGMEDDADDLPPDPPIQQAAETDTTMRGSEIRQKLIADYFS from the exons ATGGACTCTCTGTACATCCTCATTCTGTTGCGTATGCAAGCCAAAAGGAGGGCAATCGAAGCACACAACAATCGAGAGAACAATGAAGGGAGAAGACATGAGGACCACGCGGTGCAGGTTCAGCCAAGAGCTATAATCCGTAGACCCTGCAGGCAGCGTATACTTCGGCCACGGACATCCCTCCTTGGAATGCCTGAGACTGATGTGGTGCGACGATACCATTTAAGCTCTAGGGCAATTTTAAGCCTTTATGAGGACCTGCGTAATGACATTGAACCCCTTGCCTCTCGCAATCATGCTATTCCCGGGTTGGCAAAACTGCTCAGTGCCTTGCACTTTTTTGCCACTGGAAGTTTCCAAAATGCGGTTGGCATTGTTGGTGGGATGACCCAGGCCTCATTCTCGAGGCATTTCAGCCAAGTCTTACAGGCCATGATGAAGCGCATGAAGGACTATATCAAATATCCAGAGCAGCCAGCGCAACTCCAGGAGATCGCACATGACTTTTATGAAATTGCTGGGATTCCAAATGTGATCGGTGCAATAGATTGCATCCATATCGCTCTCTCCCCAAAGTCCGATCAGGAGTTAGCATTCCTCAATCAGAACCAGTTCTACTCCATGAATGTCCAGGTTGTGTGTGATGCACATCTTAAGATTCTGAACGTTGTCTCGCGatttcctgggagctgccatgattcATATATCCTCGCCAGGTCTGCGCTTGGGTGCAATTTCGCAGAGGGAAAATACGGTGATGGCTGGCTGCTTG GTGATGCAGGCTATGGATGTAAGTCATGGTTGCTTACACCACTCTTGGCCCCATGTACTGATGCCGAAAGACGCTACAATGAAGCACATACCAGCACAAGGTCTGTCATAGCGCGGACATTCAGTGTGCTGAAAAGCCGTTTTAGGTGCTTGGATCAGTCTGGTGGTGCTCTCCAATACAGTCCGGAGAAGGTGGCATGCATAGCtatggcctgctgcatgctacataatATTGCTTTGCGCTTCGGGATGGAAGATGATGCTGATGACTTGCCTCCAGATCCACCCATCCAACAGGCAGCAGAGACTGACACAACCATGAGAGGCTCCGAGATTCGTCAAAAGCTCATCGCAGATTATTTCTCGT ga